The Desulfotignum phosphitoxidans DSM 13687 genomic sequence ATCCCGGATAATGTATTTTTCCTTGAGGCGCCAGAAAAACCGTTTCACCAGCAGCCACCCCAGGGTGAAAATCACCTTTTTGATCTTGATGCCCGAGACCTCCCCCACATGATACACCGGGTCCACGGGCACGTCCTTGACCTTGAAATTGTACACATTCAACAAAATCAACTGGTCATTGGGCTGGCCATATCGTTTATACATCTTCTGCCAGTCCACTGTTTTCAGCGCTTTTCGGCTGATGGCCACATATCCGGACTGAAAATCCGACAAATGCCAGTACCCGGAAACGATCTTGGTCAGAAGCGACAGAAATGCCGTGCCCAGAAACCGCAGTTTCGGCATCACTTCATACGCCTTGCCGGAAAAAAACCGGTTCCCTTTGGCAAAATCCACGGCACCTGTTGCCACCGGGTCGATCAGGGAGGTCAGATCATCCGGATTCATCTGGCCGTCCCCATCCATGCGCACCACCACATCAAAATCCCGTTCCGCGGCCCACGCATATCCGGTGATCACAGCCCCGCCGCACCCCTGGTTTGTCTCATGTTCAATCAGAAACAGGTCCGCCCTGCCCTGCCGGCATTCCTTCACCACCCGGACCGTGTCATCAATACTGGCATCATCCACCACCACCACTGTATCCACATACTCAGGCATGGTCTCGATGACCCCGGCAATCTGGGATCCCTCGTTATAGGCAGGCACCACCACGCAGATTTTCTTGTCTTTATACACCATCCCTCACTTTGACCAGGGTTTCAGCCATCCACTCATCCTTGATTGTATTTCAAGGCAATATACAACCCCTTAATCCAACTGGTCAAGGTCTTGAAAAATGGGGATCATGTCGGTTTTATCATTGACAAAAAACAAACCACCTGTTATGAGCAATTATATTGAACATAACAGGTGATAAAAACCCGATGAACAACACCCTTTTTTCCGGCATCATTCAGTCAAAACTCAAGATAAAGCTGCTGCTGCGCTTTTTCATGAATCCGGACACCCGGGCATACCTGCGACAGCTTTCCGATGAATTCAATGTGTCCTCCAATGCCGTGCGGTCTGAATTGAACCACTTGTCCGGCAGCGACTTGATCACAGCGGAAAAACAGGGCAGAAAAATCTGGTACAAAGCCAACCAAAAACACCCGCTGTTTC encodes the following:
- a CDS encoding glycosyltransferase family 2 protein, which encodes MVYKDKKICVVVPAYNEGSQIAGVIETMPEYVDTVVVVDDASIDDTVRVVKECRQGRADLFLIEHETNQGCGGAVITGYAWAAERDFDVVVRMDGDGQMNPDDLTSLIDPVATGAVDFAKGNRFFSGKAYEVMPKLRFLGTAFLSLLTKIVSGYWHLSDFQSGYVAISRKALKTVDWQKMYKRYGQPNDQLILLNVYNFKVKDVPVDPVYHVGEVSGIKIKKVIFTLGWLLVKRFFWRLKEKYIIRDFHPLVFFYAFGLSLGGLSFLLFCRVFYIWFVGSNIPTINAFAAFSSFIASAQFTLFAMWFDMEANKHLRADDE